Proteins from one Pelosinus sp. IPA-1 genomic window:
- the agaB gene encoding PTS galactosamine transporter subunit IIB, which translates to MGPNILLTRIDNRLVHGQVGSIWTPSLGANLLVVVDDAAAGDPLQQQLMAMTAEASSVGIRFFTVEHTIKVISKAAPSQKIFIVCKNPNVVKQLVDGGVPIKDVNVGNMHFLPGKRAISKKVYVDDKDLAELKYVQAKGVNVFIQDTPGDIKYNIE; encoded by the coding sequence GTGGGACCCAATATTTTATTAACTCGGATTGACAATAGGCTAGTTCATGGACAGGTGGGAAGTATCTGGACACCGTCTTTAGGGGCAAATTTACTAGTCGTCGTTGATGATGCAGCCGCTGGCGATCCATTGCAGCAACAATTAATGGCTATGACGGCTGAGGCTTCTAGTGTAGGAATTCGCTTTTTTACAGTAGAGCACACAATCAAAGTTATTAGCAAAGCAGCACCATCACAAAAAATATTTATCGTATGTAAAAATCCCAATGTAGTCAAACAACTTGTGGATGGAGGTGTGCCGATTAAGGATGTAAATGTTGGAAATATGCACTTTTTACCAGGCAAAAGGGCAATCTCCAAAAAGGTTTATGTGGATGATAAGGACTTAGCAGAGTTAAAGTATGTGCAAGCAAAAGGTGTTAATGTGTTTATTCAAGATACTCCGGGCGATATTAAATATAATATAGAGTAA
- a CDS encoding PocR ligand-binding domain-containing protein: MNQKNANELDLSEVKLADVIDLEFLQRFQDDFAKGVGLASVTVDPDGTPVTKPSSYTRFCMDYTHSTECGDKRCAESHRKGGEEAARTGKPVIYECHAGLIDFAAPIMLEGRQIGTILGGQVLTDVPNDSKYRKIAQEIGVDEDGYVEAVQEIRKLSRESIESAANVLFIVANNMSKTAYQQRKLKATVETLNDGLHQVSATMEQLAASATDINSNQVTLNSEIKNVNTVTGKIDEVMDFIKDIADETRLLGLNAAIEAARAGEAGLGFGVVAQEIRKLSADSKETVGKIRDLTTIIKASVDKTVRMGNETTSTIEQQAAAIEEVTASVEEITSLTEQLNNLANEM, from the coding sequence ATGAATCAAAAAAATGCTAATGAATTAGATTTAAGTGAAGTGAAATTGGCGGATGTTATCGATCTAGAATTCTTACAACGGTTCCAAGATGATTTTGCTAAAGGGGTTGGTTTAGCGAGTGTAACAGTTGATCCTGACGGTACTCCGGTTACAAAGCCTAGCAGTTATACTCGATTTTGTATGGATTATACACATTCTACAGAGTGTGGCGACAAGCGTTGTGCGGAGTCACATCGTAAAGGTGGCGAAGAAGCGGCTCGGACTGGCAAGCCAGTAATTTATGAGTGCCATGCTGGTTTAATTGATTTTGCAGCACCGATCATGTTAGAAGGTCGACAGATTGGGACTATTTTAGGCGGACAAGTATTAACAGATGTCCCTAATGATAGCAAGTATCGCAAAATTGCCCAAGAAATTGGCGTAGATGAAGACGGTTACGTGGAAGCGGTACAGGAAATTAGGAAATTATCGAGAGAAAGCATCGAATCAGCCGCAAATGTATTATTTATTGTGGCTAATAATATGTCGAAGACAGCGTATCAACAACGAAAATTAAAAGCTACTGTTGAAACGCTTAATGATGGTTTGCATCAGGTATCTGCAACTATGGAACAATTGGCAGCTTCCGCCACAGACATTAATTCTAATCAGGTCACTTTAAATAGTGAAATTAAAAATGTAAATACAGTCACCGGAAAAATTGATGAGGTAATGGATTTTATTAAGGATATTGCTGATGAAACTCGGCTGTTAGGCTTAAATGCGGCTATTGAGGCGGCAAGGGCTGGTGAGGCTGGGTTAGGATTTGGTGTCGTTGCGCAGGAGATAAGAAAGCTTTCAGCTGATTCGAAAGAGACAGTAGGTAAAATAAGAGATTTAACCACAATTATAAAAGCTTCTGTAGATAAAACGGTTCGTATGGGAAATGAAACGACTTCGACAATTGAGCAACAAGCTGCAGCTATCGAAGAAGTAACAGCAAGTGTGGAAGAAATTACCAGTCTTACTGAGCAATTAAACAATCTTGCCAACGAAATGTAA
- the agaD gene encoding PTS galactosamine transporter subunit IID encodes MKESRKVLSKSDITKLGLTSSFLQASFNYERMQAGGFTLAMLPFLSKIYKGDKQGLSEAMKNNLDFINTNTNFAGLLMGLLLSLEENNEDRSLIKGLKIALFGPLAGIGDAIFWFTVLPIVAGVCASFAAQGSVLGPIIFFLVYLGIFALRIVWTHLGYNLGIKAIEKIKTSSQMITKAATILGVTVIGGLIASYVHIDIATQVSISDGHILSIQKDFIDRIFPNILPMGYTLFMLFLLRKKLSPPLLIFGTFAIAILLSGVGIL; translated from the coding sequence GTGAAGGAATCTAGAAAGGTTTTATCTAAAAGCGATATTACAAAATTAGGGTTAACATCATCCTTCCTTCAGGCTAGTTTTAATTATGAAAGAATGCAGGCTGGGGGATTTACATTAGCCATGTTACCCTTTTTAAGTAAGATATATAAAGGTGATAAACAAGGCCTATCAGAGGCGATGAAGAATAACCTGGATTTTATTAATACAAATACTAACTTTGCTGGATTATTAATGGGATTATTACTGTCACTGGAAGAAAATAATGAAGATCGAAGTTTAATAAAGGGATTAAAAATAGCGTTGTTTGGGCCCTTGGCAGGTATTGGTGATGCCATATTCTGGTTTACTGTATTACCAATTGTGGCGGGTGTATGTGCATCCTTCGCGGCACAGGGAAGTGTGTTAGGACCCATTATATTTTTCCTTGTGTATTTAGGAATATTTGCATTGCGTATTGTATGGACACATTTAGGTTACAACCTTGGGATAAAGGCAATTGAAAAGATAAAAACAAGCTCGCAAATGATAACAAAAGCTGCTACCATACTGGGTGTTACAGTTATAGGCGGATTGATAGCTTCCTATGTACATATTGATATTGCAACTCAAGTTTCCATAAGTGATGGTCACATATTATCCATACAAAAAGATTTTATCGATCGAATTTTCCCCAATATTTTACCTATGGGATATACGTTATTTATGTTGTTTTTATTAAGGAAAAAGCTGAGCCCTCCACTATTAATATTCGGAACATTTGCGATAGCAATATTACTTTCAGGGGTAGGGATATTATAG
- a CDS encoding lysine exporter LysO family protein: MKMIGCIVAAVLAGISLGWLLPSVINSQVLDNVITYVLAAMLFGVGISIGHNRRELVKIKAVGWRILLVPLAIAAGSLLGASIASLFFNMSLKEVLVVGAGFGWYSLSSVLITQLYNAELGAIAFLANVFRELMAFVLIPFLAIHVGKVVAIAPGGATTMDSTLPIIAKMTDTSTAMIAFVSGLILTTLVPFLIPLLLTIHYG; this comes from the coding sequence ATGAAAATGATTGGCTGTATTGTAGCAGCAGTTTTAGCGGGTATTTCTCTTGGATGGCTGCTGCCTTCTGTTATCAATTCCCAAGTATTAGATAATGTAATCACCTACGTATTGGCGGCCATGTTATTTGGCGTAGGGATTAGTATTGGACATAACCGCCGAGAATTAGTAAAAATAAAAGCAGTCGGCTGGCGCATTCTACTAGTTCCCTTAGCCATTGCTGCTGGCAGTCTTTTAGGGGCTTCCATAGCTAGCTTATTTTTCAACATGTCTTTGAAAGAAGTGTTAGTTGTTGGAGCGGGATTTGGCTGGTACAGTTTATCTAGTGTGTTAATTACTCAGCTTTATAACGCGGAATTAGGAGCTATCGCATTTTTGGCAAACGTTTTTCGTGAATTAATGGCTTTTGTGTTAATTCCGTTTTTAGCCATTCATGTTGGGAAAGTTGTAGCGATTGCTCCTGGAGGCGCGACGACAATGGATTCCACTTTGCCGATTATCGCTAAAATGACGGATACATCCACGGCTATGATTGCTTTTGTAAGCGGCCTTATATTAACAACCTTAGTACCATTTCTCATCCCCTTATTGTTGACAATTCACTATGGATAA
- a CDS encoding LysO family transporter produces MEIVIISLLAGCLLGASNMITERWIGHLDKIVMIIVFILLIAVGIGIGSNQELITNLTILGWKALVIAALSTVGSIFALWFLVSKANFLQNHVTKEKQL; encoded by the coding sequence ATGGAGATTGTTATAATAAGCCTATTGGCTGGTTGTTTACTGGGGGCCAGTAATATGATTACTGAAAGATGGATTGGACATTTAGATAAGATTGTAATGATAATTGTCTTTATTTTGTTAATCGCGGTTGGTATTGGGATTGGCAGTAATCAAGAACTCATCACCAATTTGACCATATTAGGCTGGAAAGCACTGGTGATTGCAGCATTAAGTACTGTCGGAAGTATATTCGCATTATGGTTTCTAGTCTCCAAAGCAAATTTTCTACAAAATCACGTCACAAAGGAAAAACAATTATGA
- a CDS encoding HD domain-containing protein: protein MKIPDRNTAKQFLLEAEKINPGNWVPHSLFTAQAAEAIAKVHPELDSEVAYVMGYLHDIGRRAGVTYLRHSFDGYHFLQQQGYEDAARICITHTFWFNGLEDYPGKWDCSVEEIHFLKSYITSIDYNEYDRLIQLCDCLALPTGFCLLEKRLVDVALRYGTTKYTTAKWRRLFENKAGFEQKIGRSIYDLLPGVKENTFR from the coding sequence ATGAAAATCCCCGACAGGAATACGGCTAAACAGTTCTTACTAGAAGCAGAAAAAATCAATCCAGGGAACTGGGTCCCACACTCTTTATTTACTGCCCAGGCTGCTGAGGCAATTGCTAAAGTGCATCCTGAGCTTGATAGTGAAGTGGCCTATGTGATGGGATATTTGCATGATATCGGCAGACGGGCAGGGGTAACATATCTGCGTCATTCTTTTGATGGATATCATTTTTTACAACAGCAAGGATATGAGGATGCTGCGAGGATTTGTATTACCCATACATTTTGGTTCAATGGATTAGAGGATTATCCTGGGAAGTGGGATTGCTCAGTAGAGGAAATACATTTTTTAAAATCCTACATAACATCGATTGATTATAATGAATATGATCGGCTTATTCAGTTATGTGATTGCCTAGCACTTCCTACCGGATTTTGCCTACTGGAAAAAAGATTGGTGGATGTTGCCCTGCGATATGGCACGACTAAGTATACTACGGCCAAGTGGAGGCGACTATTTGAAAATAAGGCAGGATTTGAACAAAAGATTGGCAGGTCGATTTATGATTTGTTGCCAGGTGTGAAGGAGAATACCTTTAGGTAA
- a CDS encoding chemotaxis protein CheW: MSIQLVVFALDNEEYGINISSINGILRAKKFKIRSLPGTGSGIEGMINLRGSVNYIFNLRAKFNLPEKEIMEESKFIMLNVNGSTTGCIVDEVTDIVKLDDTEIQLTPDFINSHNANYILGIGQIEDRMIIILDPEKIFSEEYDTIQGAIE; encoded by the coding sequence ATGAGCATACAATTAGTTGTGTTTGCACTAGACAATGAAGAATATGGTATTAATATTTCTTCTATTAATGGTATTCTACGAGCAAAAAAGTTTAAAATAAGATCACTCCCGGGGACTGGTAGTGGGATCGAGGGTATGATAAACTTACGTGGCAGCGTGAATTATATATTTAATCTTAGAGCAAAATTTAATTTGCCAGAAAAAGAAATAATGGAAGAAAGTAAGTTTATTATGCTGAATGTGAATGGATCAACCACCGGTTGCATTGTAGACGAGGTAACGGACATTGTCAAATTGGATGACACCGAAATTCAATTAACACCTGATTTTATCAATAGCCATAATGCTAACTATATTTTAGGAATTGGTCAAATTGAAGATCGAATGATAATTATATTAGATCCAGAAAAAATTTTTTCTGAGGAGTATGATACGATTCAAGGTGCAATAGAGTAG
- a CDS encoding PTS sugar transporter subunit IIA: MKTVIVITGHGSYATGLKSSIELLAGQNRDLYYLDLMVDDTDQILKEHMANVVKENEGSSVLFICDILGGTPFKVSVEIANNNDDMEVVAGCNIGSILEGVFQKDKISVRELADSMVLSSKRTTVRFEKNTVNQNTVIDPEEGI; this comes from the coding sequence ATGAAAACAGTTATAGTAATAACAGGCCATGGGAGTTATGCGACAGGGCTAAAAAGCTCAATAGAACTCCTCGCTGGGCAAAATAGAGATTTATATTATCTCGATTTGATGGTTGACGACACAGACCAAATATTAAAAGAACACATGGCAAATGTGGTGAAAGAAAATGAAGGTTCCAGCGTATTATTTATTTGCGATATCCTAGGTGGAACTCCCTTTAAAGTTTCAGTAGAAATTGCTAACAATAATGATGATATGGAAGTTGTTGCAGGATGTAATATAGGTTCTATATTAGAAGGAGTATTCCAAAAAGACAAGATTTCAGTTAGAGAACTGGCCGATTCTATGGTTCTTTCAAGTAAAAGGACAACTGTAAGATTTGAAAAAAATACTGTCAATCAAAATACTGTTATCGATCCCGAGGAAGGTATTTGA
- the agaC gene encoding PTS galactosamine transporter subunit IIC yields MHSITFDQGIWLAVMSIIIGIDFWLESLYIFRPIIVCSITGWIIGDLQTGLIAGSLTELAFAGLTPAGGTQPPNPVLAGVMTTVIAYTTGVDPKTAIGLALPFSFLMQYIILFYYSCFSFFMVKADQYAEEANVKAFWRLNILTTAIVAATYGIVVFLSTYVAQDSMQALVGAMPEWLTHGFEIAGGILPAVGFGMLLKVMLKGQYVPYLIIGFVIASFVKFANLLPVALLGTALAMYEYYNSKDKASIVHNNSRKGEDYSEGI; encoded by the coding sequence GTGCACAGTATTACTTTTGACCAAGGAATTTGGTTAGCAGTCATGTCGATTATTATAGGTATTGACTTCTGGCTTGAGAGTTTATATATTTTTAGACCGATCATTGTTTGCAGCATAACAGGATGGATCATTGGAGATTTACAAACAGGCTTGATTGCGGGTAGCTTAACAGAGTTGGCTTTTGCAGGCTTAACGCCAGCTGGTGGGACACAACCACCAAACCCAGTTCTTGCAGGTGTGATGACAACGGTAATTGCATATACAACAGGAGTGGATCCAAAGACTGCAATTGGCCTTGCGCTGCCATTTAGTTTCTTAATGCAGTATATAATTTTATTTTATTATTCTTGTTTTTCATTTTTCATGGTTAAAGCAGATCAGTATGCAGAGGAAGCAAATGTGAAAGCTTTCTGGAGATTGAATATCTTAACGACTGCTATTGTGGCAGCAACTTATGGAATTGTAGTGTTTTTAAGCACTTATGTTGCTCAAGATTCTATGCAAGCTTTGGTAGGAGCGATGCCTGAATGGCTCACTCATGGGTTTGAAATTGCCGGGGGTATATTGCCAGCTGTGGGATTCGGCATGTTACTAAAGGTTATGCTTAAAGGTCAATACGTTCCCTATTTAATCATCGGATTTGTAATTGCGTCCTTTGTAAAATTCGCTAATTTATTACCTGTAGCGCTGCTCGGTACTGCTTTAGCAATGTATGAATACTATAATTCAAAAGATAAGGCTTCTATAGTACACAATAATTCTAGGAAAGGAGAGGATTATAGTGAAGGAATCTAG
- a CDS encoding PLP-dependent aminotransferase family protein, whose product MFVLNEKLKTPLYTQLYEQIRVQILSGHLSHDTKIPSSRKLSNDLQISRTTVEMAYQQLYSEGYIYSKSRVGYYIEALDLDSASTPLESAVIPTEVIQPTNIQGKYDLRYGKLDPKLIPFSHWQRLINKCIREEKDNLTDYGAPNGNIGLRKEIARYLHDYRGVKCSVEQIILTSGTQHSLTLACQLLKEKTDSIAVEDPGFFGAHSVFANAGFTILPIPLNHHGLAVKVLAATKAGAVYVTPSHQFPTGRIMPITRRLRLVAWARTNNTFIIEDDYSSHLRYNVKPIQSLQSLASDKVIYMGSFSKSLLPSLRTAYVVLPEQLIESSRTLQSGIPSSVPHIIQRSLEYFMQEGHWERHLRKMTRQLRKRHDILIGFLRTKFKDHISISGMNAGVHLLVEVDCLASEQELIAAAGRKGVQIRSSGNLWMSQSKEGKVNVLLGFSALSPELIPKAVQALYNAWLPYLCDKPL is encoded by the coding sequence ATGTTCGTATTAAATGAAAAATTAAAAACTCCTTTATACACCCAGCTCTACGAGCAAATTAGGGTTCAAATTTTAAGTGGTCATCTTTCTCATGATACAAAGATTCCGTCCAGCCGTAAACTTTCAAATGACTTACAAATTAGTCGTACTACTGTTGAAATGGCTTATCAACAACTCTATTCTGAAGGATACATTTACTCCAAATCGCGGGTTGGGTATTATATTGAAGCACTGGACTTAGACAGTGCCTCTACTCCTCTAGAATCAGCAGTTATTCCAACGGAAGTTATACAGCCAACAAATATACAAGGGAAATATGACCTTCGGTATGGCAAACTTGATCCAAAACTTATTCCCTTCTCACATTGGCAACGACTTATCAATAAATGTATTCGGGAAGAAAAAGATAATCTCACCGATTACGGGGCGCCCAATGGTAATATTGGCCTCCGCAAAGAAATAGCAAGATATTTGCATGACTATCGAGGTGTGAAATGTAGCGTTGAGCAGATCATTCTTACTTCCGGAACACAACATAGTCTTACCTTAGCTTGTCAGCTGCTAAAAGAAAAAACTGATAGTATCGCAGTAGAAGATCCTGGTTTTTTCGGTGCCCATTCCGTCTTTGCTAATGCCGGATTTACGATTCTACCTATTCCATTAAATCATCATGGTTTAGCTGTCAAAGTGCTTGCTGCAACAAAAGCTGGAGCAGTCTACGTTACCCCTTCCCATCAATTCCCGACTGGCCGCATCATGCCAATTACTCGACGACTGCGTCTCGTTGCTTGGGCACGTACCAACAATACCTTCATTATAGAAGACGATTACAGTTCTCATCTTCGTTATAACGTTAAACCGATACAATCCCTGCAAAGTCTAGCATCAGACAAAGTCATTTATATGGGTAGTTTTTCGAAATCTTTGTTACCTTCTCTGCGAACTGCTTACGTAGTTCTGCCTGAGCAGCTTATTGAATCATCTCGCACTCTGCAATCTGGTATCCCCTCATCTGTTCCCCATATAATACAAAGATCACTGGAATATTTTATGCAAGAAGGTCATTGGGAACGTCACCTACGAAAGATGACACGACAGTTGAGGAAGAGACATGATATACTAATTGGATTTCTTAGAACCAAATTTAAAGATCATATTTCCATTTCCGGAATGAATGCCGGAGTTCATCTTCTTGTAGAGGTAGATTGCCTTGCTTCGGAACAGGAACTAATTGCAGCAGCTGGGCGTAAAGGAGTGCAGATACGTTCCAGCGGCAATCTTTGGATGAGCCAATCAAAAGAAGGAAAAGTAAATGTTTTGCTTGGTTTTAGCGCGCTCTCTCCAGAGCTCATTCCAAAGGCAGTACAAGCTTTATATAATGCTTGGCTACCATACCTTTGCGATAAGCCTTTGTAA
- a CDS encoding sigma-54-dependent transcriptional regulator, which produces MTNKEKVFIALREHSLAMDGAKEYGITATDIADSLRIQRNIVSHLLNQLNKEGLATKINTRPVYFINKEIYEKRKKELKLVAKYFSENLDIIKAPEDREVFKVLIGFDGSLRYVIEQCKSAVSYPPNGLPLLLVGSSGVGKSFLAQLVFQYAKAMMVIKETAPFILFNCAEYANNPELLSATLFGHCKGAYTGADNDRMGLIEEADGGFLFLDEIHRLPPAGQEKLFLFLDQGIFRRVGESGKGRNAKVRMMFATTEDPENNFLQTFLRRIPLVVRIPTFQERPMKEKLELIYNFYKKESVAIKKDISVSNQAIDILLKSKVNGNIGKLSNAIKLSCANAFNLYNEKRYNSIRININNLPKELINNYEGIILNQMNLNDMLLSCSDKNEFSYVTKDVKKAATLTMNMINLINSYQSCEMNYDQFFNKSLVLFNELIDDIIFNEIDRNTNTVIFNSIEKIVENTLMYIQSNYGIKHYGNSVQILTYLLTYFIEYNYEEDEDNTDKCIDYLSKLYSKEYKIAYHLIEAIEHNLNLILSKTVTLYIVLYVRSINRDLSLDHIYAVIIAHGYSTASSIASLANRMLGKYIFEAFDMPFELSAAEIGKKLNSYIKTIDTSKGLVILVDMGSLENVYKEIDEEFYGDIVIINNISTQLALDVGNRIINSQPVEQVAKEVVDKNVCRYSYIPSKKKKKDAIITTCFTGIGTAMKIKDLLNRCFVNEEVVVIAYDYDKLKESGKENYIFRQYNIKLIIGTDDPRIEEIPYISLEDLIMKRGDVVLANALSELVDKEIIEHINREVVKSFTLYNVVNYLTILNPDKVLDQVEQALYTLEIGLGFKLQNNLKISLYIHICCMIERLVIKEPIVKYKDAQDPEQCNAQFQKLIRKAFSTIEQFYKIEIPNSEIKVIYDSIKARVKEFCM; this is translated from the coding sequence ATGACAAATAAAGAAAAGGTTTTTATAGCATTAAGAGAGCATTCTCTTGCAATGGATGGTGCAAAGGAATATGGGATAACGGCAACAGACATTGCCGATAGCCTTAGAATCCAGAGGAACATAGTCAGTCATCTGTTAAATCAATTAAACAAAGAAGGCTTGGCTACAAAGATTAATACGAGACCCGTATATTTTATCAATAAAGAAATATACGAGAAAAGAAAGAAAGAATTAAAATTAGTAGCGAAATATTTTTCGGAAAATTTAGACATTATAAAAGCTCCAGAAGATAGAGAAGTATTTAAAGTATTAATTGGCTTCGATGGTAGCCTTAGGTATGTGATAGAACAGTGTAAATCTGCCGTGTCTTATCCGCCGAATGGACTTCCTTTGTTACTTGTTGGAAGCTCAGGTGTAGGCAAAAGCTTTTTAGCTCAATTAGTATTTCAGTATGCGAAAGCCATGATGGTCATAAAAGAAACCGCACCCTTTATCTTATTTAACTGTGCTGAATATGCGAATAATCCAGAACTACTTTCAGCTACTTTATTTGGACATTGTAAGGGAGCTTATACAGGGGCCGATAATGATAGAATGGGGCTAATCGAAGAAGCTGACGGTGGATTTTTGTTTCTAGATGAGATACATAGATTACCTCCCGCAGGGCAAGAAAAATTATTCTTATTTTTAGATCAAGGTATTTTTCGCAGAGTAGGGGAATCCGGTAAGGGAAGAAATGCAAAAGTGAGAATGATGTTTGCAACTACAGAAGATCCCGAAAATAATTTTCTCCAAACTTTTTTACGGCGAATCCCCCTAGTAGTGAGAATCCCAACATTCCAAGAGCGTCCGATGAAAGAAAAATTAGAGCTAATCTATAATTTTTATAAGAAAGAATCGGTAGCGATAAAAAAAGATATATCAGTAAGCAATCAAGCCATTGATATCCTGCTAAAGAGCAAAGTCAATGGCAACATCGGTAAGTTAAGTAATGCGATAAAACTTAGTTGTGCCAATGCATTCAATCTTTACAACGAGAAACGTTACAATTCCATTCGGATAAACATCAATAACTTACCAAAAGAACTTATCAATAATTATGAGGGCATCATTTTAAATCAAATGAATCTTAATGACATGTTATTATCCTGCTCTGATAAAAATGAGTTTAGTTATGTGACGAAAGATGTAAAAAAAGCAGCAACTTTAACAATGAATATGATAAATCTCATAAATTCTTATCAAAGCTGTGAAATGAATTATGATCAGTTTTTTAATAAAAGCTTAGTACTATTTAATGAATTAATTGACGATATCATTTTTAATGAGATAGATAGAAATACAAATACCGTTATTTTCAATTCTATAGAGAAAATCGTGGAAAATACTTTGATGTATATACAATCCAATTATGGAATAAAACATTATGGCAATAGTGTTCAGATCCTAACCTATTTGCTGACCTATTTTATAGAATACAACTATGAGGAAGATGAGGACAACACTGATAAGTGTATCGATTATCTAAGTAAATTGTACTCCAAGGAATATAAGATTGCTTATCATCTAATAGAAGCAATCGAACATAATTTAAACCTAATATTAAGTAAGACCGTAACTCTATACATAGTGTTATATGTAAGGTCTATAAATAGAGATCTAAGCCTTGATCACATTTATGCCGTAATTATTGCTCACGGATACAGTACTGCAAGCAGCATCGCTAGCTTGGCAAATAGGATGCTGGGAAAATATATCTTTGAAGCCTTTGACATGCCTTTTGAACTATCCGCTGCTGAAATCGGTAAGAAACTAAATTCTTATATTAAAACAATTGATACCTCAAAAGGGTTAGTCATTTTAGTAGATATGGGTTCACTAGAGAATGTCTATAAAGAAATAGATGAAGAATTTTATGGTGATATTGTTATCATTAATAATATTTCTACCCAATTAGCCCTGGACGTTGGCAATAGAATAATCAATTCTCAGCCAGTAGAGCAAGTCGCTAAGGAAGTGGTTGATAAAAATGTATGCAGATATAGTTATATCCCCTCAAAAAAGAAAAAGAAAGATGCTATCATAACTACTTGTTTTACAGGTATCGGAACTGCAATGAAAATAAAGGATTTGTTGAATCGATGTTTTGTAAATGAGGAAGTTGTGGTGATTGCTTATGACTATGATAAATTAAAAGAGAGCGGAAAAGAGAACTACATATTTAGGCAATATAATATAAAGCTAATTATTGGAACAGATGATCCGCGAATTGAAGAAATTCCGTATATATCTTTAGAAGATCTAATTATGAAAAGGGGAGATGTTGTCTTAGCGAATGCATTAAGTGAACTAGTAGATAAGGAAATAATAGAACACATTAATCGGGAAGTTGTTAAATCCTTTACTTTATATAACGTAGTAAATTATTTGACAATCTTGAACCCTGATAAAGTTTTAGATCAAGTGGAGCAGGCACTATATACTTTAGAGATAGGGTTAGGGTTTAAACTCCAAAATAACTTAAAAATAAGTTTATATATACATATCTGTTGTATGATAGAAAGATTAGTAATCAAAGAACCAATTGTGAAATACAAGGACGCACAAGATCCTGAGCAGTGTAATGCACAATTTCAAAAACTAATACGAAAAGCATTTAGTACGATAGAGCAATTTTACAAAATTGAGATACCAAATTCTGAGATAAAGGTTATTTATGATAGTATAAAGGCAAGAGTAAAAGAGTTTTGTATGTGA